The following DNA comes from Bacillus marinisedimentorum.
GAAATTTAACATTCTATTGAGTGTTTAGATACAACCCTGACTAAGTTAGCTATAAGTTAAACTATTTAAAGAGAACTAAAATTATACTGGGAAAGTGGTTTACAGAATGAAATTTAAAAATTTATTAAGGCCGAGTTTTGTGTTCTTTTTTGCATATACATTTCAATTTTTATTATGGTATTTTTTTATGCCCGACAATTCAACAGTTTTTGGAGTAAGTAACAAAGTATATTCTCAAGATGCATTAACAAAGTATGTTTTATATATTGTTGTATTTCTAGTAGGAATTATCTTTGCTAATTTAATTTACCATTCAATTAGAAAGACAAAAAAAAGTATTCAATATTGTTCAAATGATTTAAAAATCGCAAATATATTTTTGTGGGTTTTTATAGTTTGTGAAATTGTTTACTTTTTCCCAATAATAAAAAACTTTCAAAATGTGGTATCAAATAGCTTACATTCAGGGTTTGCGGTTGTTTATTATATTCTAGAAAAAAATGGGGGATCAATACTTTCTACATTTGTTAATGTATTTCCATATTTACTAATGGTTTATTTCTTCATAATATTAAGCAAAGATTTCGACAGTAATATAAAATCCCAAACAATGAAGAAAACAGTCCTACTAACTACTATTATTATGATTCATAGTATATTTGCAGCTAAAAGAATGTACTTTATTTATTATATTGTAATTTTAGTAATAACTATAAGTATATTTAAAAGGGATAAAAGAATAGGTCCAAAAGTAATAAATGTAGGTATAATTACAATTTTTATTTTGTTTATTTCTGAAATTTTTAGATATGGCATAAATATTGCAAATAAGCTTAATCTTAATTTACTTTCTATGGATGTATTTAATTTAACATATCAGTACTTATTAAATGCTTATATATTTTCAGATGTTAATAATGCAATGGTAATCTTGGATCAAGAGAGTCCGAGTGCATTAGTTAGTACTGCTTCTCCATTCTTTAGAGATCTTGCCAGTAAAATTTTTGGACTAAATACAGCTGGTTATGGGTCACTTGATAACTGGACAAGTCAATTTGGAACTGTTAATTATTTTGCATTACTATGGTATGATTTTAGCTATTTTAGTTTTATTATTATCTTTTTTAGTGGGTTTTTAACTCAACTATTTTATTTAAAAGCTAAAGGTAATGAATTTAGCAAGAGTACCGATACTATGATTTATATACTATTAATGACTGGTTTAATTGCCAATTTAAGAATCAACTTTTTTGCTCAAACGATCTTTATTTTACCGATGTTGTTGATTGTTTTATCAATAATTTCAAAAAAGAAAATCAAAATTTAGGAGCATTATTTCATGAAAACACTCTTAGTAAATGCTTTGCAAATAACCTATAAAGATGATGGTATGGGAAAGTATGCTCTAACTATTGTAGAATTTTTAGAGGCGAATTATTCGGATAAAGTTAACATAAAATATTTAACAACAAAAGAAGGAAGTGAACGATTAAAAAACATTATAAGTAAAGATCAAATATTAAATTTTAACTATGATAAGTCTGATAACTTTATTAAGAAGCTATATATGGAGAATTACAAGATACCGTATTTGTTGAAAAAATTTAAGGCTGATTTTTACTGGTCTTTAGATGGAAAACTTCCACTCCTTGACTATGGCGCCCATCAAAGAATCTTAACAATACATGACGTAGGATATATAGATGTACCGGAACATTATAGCTTAATTCAGCGGTTATATTGGAGTTTAGTATATAAACATAGATCGAAAAATGCTGATATTATTATTGCAATTAGTGAATTTACTAAAAGTAGCATAATAAAAAATTTAGGAGTGGAAAAAGAAAAAATCAAAGTGATATATAATTTCACAAGACAAAGTTTTGAAGCGAATAAAAATGTTAGTACCTACAATGGAGAAATAGAGAATTATTTTCTATATTATGGACAAGTCTCCCCCAGAAAAAATATAGTTGGTTTAATCGAAGCTTACTACAAATATTATAGGAATAGTACTAACCCAGATAAGTTAATTATTATTGGAAAGAAATATAATTATCCAAAGTTAGAATCTCTTGAAAAGTTAGAATCTATCAGAAGTTTAATAGGTAAATATATTATATTTAAGGGCTATGTAGATGATAAAGAATTATCTAACTATATATCGAGGGCAAAGTTTATAATAAACCCCTCATATTATGAAGGTTTTGGGCTTCCTGTTATAGAGTCTTTTGAAATGAATAAACTAATTTTGGCTTCAAACAATACATCAATGGTTGAATTTATTAATGAGTCCGAAAATTATACCTTTAACCCATTTGACATAGACAGTATCAAAAATATGATAAACTACTTTTCCAATTTAAGTGAGAAAGAATTAATGGATGAATATCAAATTGAGAGTAGCATCTATAAAAATAAGATTAATAGAAAATATATTGTAAATGCTTATAAATCTGAATTGAACAATATTTTTTTAAAATCATAATAACTAATTAATTTATTTAATATGAAAAACATCAATGAGTTAATACTTAATATATAATTGTGAGTTTTCAAGATAGACTAACTAAAAAATACATTTATAGAAAGGTGATGAAAAGTGAAAAATGTGTTAGTAATTTCATCAATACCATATTCTAATTCAAATCGAGGAATTGATATCTTGTGTTCCGCCTTTAAACAAAAAGGATATAGCGTAGATCATTATGTATTTCCATCACAAAAGCTTTCTAGTTATCAAGGTGTATCTAGTGAACAAGATGAAGGCATTGTACAAAAATTTGCTAGTAGTAATGTTCTGGGCTATTATGAGAAACTAATGTGGTTTATGCCGAATTTCTTAACAGAGGTTTTTGTTAAATTTAACCAAAGAGCAAATAATATTGATTTTAGTATTTACGATACAATTGTCTTGGAAAGTGGTAAACCGATAATGTTAATTGATTTGATTCCAAATGACAAGGAAATAATATATAGACAATCTGATTCAGTTAAACTGATATTAAGCCATAATAAATATATGTGGGAACTTGAAAAAAGAGTTATGGAAAGAGCTAAACTAATTTTTATAGTAAGAGAAATATTTAGAGACTATATTGATAAAAAGTATTGGCATAAAACCAAAACCATAGTGAACGGATATAGAGTTCAAGAAGAGGAAAATCAATTAGAAGAAAATAATATATTTAATGAGGGCTCAATAAATGCTGTATACCTAGGGTATACTCCGTTAGATTATGCTACGTTACGTTTCATATGTGAGGAACATCCAAATATTAATTATCATATTATAGGAAATTGTTTACCTGCTAAAGAGGTTGCTAGCTTGGAGAAGTATTCTAATTTTAAATACTACGGTGTACTTTCTTCTAATCAATATTTGCCATATATAAAAAATGCAGATTTTGCTATTATTCCATATAAAAAATGGAGAGCAACTAGGTATATTGGTTTAAATAGTAAATACTTACTGTTTATGAAATATGGGTTACCCATAATTTCTTATAAAGTAGGAGCTGTTGAGGAATTTAACGACATTCCGGTTATGTTTTGTGACAATAAGAATGAGTTTTCTAAATCAATTAGTGAATTAATTGATAAAGGATTTCATGTAGATTACAATATCGATTTTGATTTTTATTCAAAGCAAGGACGAATAAAAGAATATTTTAGTTATATATAAAACGAATTACTGTGTTAAATAAAAGGATAGGAGATTGCATAAATGAAAGTGATAACAATAATTGGAGCACGTCCTCAGTTTATTAAGGCTGCACCGTTTTCCGAGGTGTTTAGGAAGGAAAATCATGAGATTTTAGTTCACACCGGACAACATTATGACACAAATATGTCTGATGTTTTCTTTGATGAACTTGGAATCCCCAAACCTAAATATAATTTGCTTGTTGGATCTGGTAGCCACGGACAACAAACGGGACGTATGCTTGAAAAAATTGAAGAGCTAATCTTACAAGAAAATCCTGAGGGAGTACTTGTTTATGGTGATACAAACTCTACTTTAGCTGGAGCATTGGCTGCAAGTAAGTTACATATTCCAGTATTTCACGTGGAGGCAGGATTACGAAGCTATAATAAACTGATGCCGGAAGAACAAAACAGAGTATTAACAGATCACATTTCAGATTTATTACTTTGTCCAACCCAAACTGCTATGGAGAATTTAAAAAAAGAGGGAATAACAACTGGCGTAATAAATACGGGAGATATTATGTATGATGTTGTTCTTAGAAATATAGAAATATCAAAAAAACTCTACTCTAACGGTTCATGGAAGAAAGAATTAATGGTTCAAGATGTTAAAATAAGCAATCTAAATGAAAAAGAATATTACCTTGCTACAATTCATCGTGCAGAAAATACAAACGATTATAACAAGTTGAAAAAGATTTTCTCTGCATTTGAAAAAATGGACAAGCCAGTTTTAATGCCACTTCATCCAAGAACCCACAAGTTGATTAATGAACTTAACATAAAGGTGGATAATGTAATAATTATTAAACCAGTTGGTTATCTAATGATGCTTTATTTGACAGCAAATGCATACATGGTTGTAACGGATTCAGGTGGGCTACAAAAAGAAGCATATTTTCTCAGGACTCCATGTACAACACTTAGAGATCGTACAGAATGGATCGAAACTTTGGAAAATGGATGGAATAAATTAAGTCCGATCGATGTTAATACAATTTTAAACACAGTTACGAGGGAGTTAGACTGTCTGAATTATCCGCAACCTCCTGTATTTGGTGATGGGAATGCTGCAAAACATATATGTAAAGCTATATTAGAAGGAGGAAAATTATAGTGATTACTGTTACTCTAACAAGTAATCTTAATAAAAAAGAAAAGCAATTAAATAACACTACAACACTTGATGTTGTGGAATCTTTTGCTGTTGAAAACTTAGATGTTGATAGGTTTTTTGATGTTATACATTCAATAATAGAGAAAGATTAGATAGGAACAAGTAAAGTTTATGAAATCATCAGATAGAGATAATAATAAATTTCAAAGAAAAGCTTTACTATTAAGTGTTGGCAATGCAATTAATGCTATTGTTGCTATTATTTCCTTAATGGTAATAACTAGATATCTTTCAGTTAATGATTATGCAACATACAAACAGACTTTTTTAGCCTTTAATTTCATACTGCCAATTTTATCATTAGGTTTAACAGAGGGGTTATATTATTTTTTACCCACAGAAAAAAAGCGATTTTCTGGCCGAGTCATGGATTGTTTTGTGATCTACTTATTTATTGGTTTAATTTTTTCCTTTTTTATACTATTTGGCGGGAATGAATTTATTGCACAAAGGTTCAATAACAATGAAGTTGCTGATTTGATGTTATGGCTAATACCTTATTCATTAGTAGTATTATTAATTAATTGTTCAAGTGTAATTTTTAATATCCAAAATAGAATGAGAGTATTTATCGTAGCTAATTTAATTACTGGACTTTTCATAACTCTTACATTGATATTAGTTGTTATTCTAATGCCTACTGCAGAATCAGCAGTAGTTGTAGTATCATTAACAAAATTTGTACAAGGATTAATTTTTATTTATTTAACTATTAAAGTATTACCAAATGATGATTGGAAACCGAAGATCTCAACCATTAAGCAAATTTTATACTTCTCATTTCCGGTAGGTCTGACTAACATGATGGGAACCATTACATCACAAATGGATGGTTTATTTGTTTCTGTCATGACGTCGCCGGAAATATATGCTGTATATTCAATTGGAGCTGTTGAAGTACCTATAATAGGGATAATCTTAGGATCTATATCAGCTGCTATGATTCCTGAAATTAGAAAACTAATTGAAGAGCGACATTTGGATGAAAGTTCAAAATTATTTATATTAGCAACAAAAAAAGTTGCGAGTATTACATTGCCAATAATGTGTTTCTTATTACTATGGAGTAAGGAATTCATTGAGGTTATGTATTCAAATGAATATTTAGACTCTGCTCCAATTTTCCAAGTATACCTGTTATACTTTTTGATCAGAATTTCTTTTACGGGTCCGGTGTTTGTATCACTGGGTCTCAATAAGTTTTTATTATTAAAAACATTGATATCATTACTATTAAATGTTGTTCTTACTTATATATTTATTAGTCATATTGGAGCTATCGGAGCGGCAATTGGTACCATTTTATCATCAATAATTGTAACAGCCTTCTTAGTATTTCCTAAATTAAGTAAAGAGTTTTCTGTTCCAGCTTGGCAACTTTATCCTTTTAAATCTGTAGTGAAGTTAATATTTATTGGCCTTTTATCAGCAACTACAGTCCGCATAAGTGTAGATTATATTTTTGTTAGAACCAGTGCGATTGTGTTACTCATAATCTCAATAATAATTTATATGTTTATGTATCTATTAATAAGTTATAAATTCAATAACTCTGAATATAAGTGGTTTTTTAAAAATATTAAATCTGGATATCAAAAGATGAAAATTAAATCATAACTTTTATTAAAGGATGGAGTTCAATATGGATCAGAAGACACTAAGATTATTAGAAACCGCTGGGGAGTTCGCTAGAAATCATTTGGATAATAAAGGCGAATTACCAAAGGGGAAGAATGGACCACATAATCATAACATGACAGAAGCGAGAAATGCTGGGCATTATTCCATTTTATTCGCTTTTTTATACCATGTTACAGGTGAAAAAAAATGGGAAGGCTCAGCTCGTTTAGCTATAAACAAGCTTATTAACCTTAGACCTTTAGGAGGAAGTGTTTGGCATAGAACAGAACATTATAAATCGAGTTACAATGGATTAATTGGTCAAGCATGGAGTTTGGAATCATTGTTATATTGTGGAAAAGCATTAGAAGACTCAACTTATTGGAAAGAAGCAGTAAATATTATAGATCAACATATATTTAATTCGGATTATGGCCTATGGCATGAATTAGACTTGGATGGATCTGCAAGACAAGTAGGAGCAACTTTAAATCAACAAATATGGTTTATGGCAATGGCTTTAAAATCCGATCCCAATAGTGAAGAAACAAATAAGAACGCTGAAATATTTTTGAATAAGCTTTTCAAAAACATGATAGTTAGAAAAAATGGTCTTTTATATTCTGAAATTTCTGGTATCGGTAATTCAAAATTAAGACGTATAATAAAAAAATATACAATGCTTGTACGTGGTAGAAATAGAATACAAATAGATGCAGGGTATCACTTATTTACACTAGTCGGACTAGCTATGATTTATCAAGTTATACCCAATAATTCATATTTTTCTTCTCCACTTTTTAAAAAGATACTGCACTACGCTTTTTCAAACGATTATTTTAAACTATTGAAAGAGTCAAATTTTGCCTTCCCATATAATGTACCAGGGTTTGAAATGCCATTTGTATATACCGTCTTTGAGAATAAAATAGATGAGAAGTTAAGAAAAGCTGCAGCTGAACAGTCATTAAATATGTTTCAATATCAACTTGACAATTATTATCAATTATCAAATAACTCAATAAATGCACTTAAAACTAGTGATACCGAAACTTTATTAGCCAGGTTGTACGAAGTGTACAGAATTGATAAAAGGTTTTTTGGAGGTTGTGATGAATAGAATACTTTACATTGGTATACATCATAGGAAAAATGATCCTAGATTATTTTATAGGGAAATTCGTTTAATAAAAAATAAATTCCCCAAAAGCGATATCTATATAATTACGAGGCGTTCAGTAAATAATAGTAGTAAACCGGTAATTCATTTTTCAGAAGAATTAACTGTCGATAATAATATAGTAAATCATATAGAGATACAGTATGATAACTTACAGAATATGGGTATATTAGCAAAACTTAAGCATAAGATGAAAACCGGGATGTACTATCTAAGAATATGCAAAGAATTAAACGCCGATGTTATACAAGCTTCAGATGCAAGAGAGTTGTTAAGTTCGTTAATTATTGCGAAAGTATCAGGTGCTAAAACAATTTATGATTCTCATGAGGATTATGTACGGCAAATATTAGATTACCAAAAGAAATCAGTTAAAACTTATTTACTTGCGTTAAAATTATTTTTATATGAATTTCTATTTATTAGGTTTTACGATATTGTGTTCTGTACGGATGAATTTTTACTTGATAAGTACAAAAAAATGCAATACTCTGCTAAAAGCGTTAATATTTTAAGGAATTTTCCTTATATAGAAGACAAACATAAAAAAAAATTCCAGGATAAGGATACCTTAAAACTAGTATATATAGGGGGCGTAAATGAACATAGAGGGGTCATTGAATGTGCTAACTATGTTGAAAAATTCAATGAAAATCATATTGAAAAAAAGCTTATTTTTGATGTCTTTTCACCTCCTAATGAAATAACTGAAGAACTTGTAAAGAAAGGATTTATAAATCACACCTCCTGGATTGATTATAAAGATTTGATGGAATTATTAAAATCATATGATGTAGGGGTTTGTCTCTGGCATCCTATTAAAAAGTTTTATAGAAATCTACCCCTAAAGAATTTTGATTACATGGGTAGTGGATTACCAATTATAACGAGTAATTTTGGGAATTTAAAAAGGCATATGGACAAATCAGATGCCGGTATTTGCATAGATCCATTAAATTATTCGGATTTTGAGAATGCAATTATAAAATTATTTGATCCACAAAATAGGGAGAAGTATTCTGAAAATGGTATTTACTACTCAAAGTCAGAAGCATCCTTTCAAAATGAAGGAAAGAGGTATGCAGAATTTATCGAAAAACGGCTCGAAAATTAGTGGGAATATATCTTTTTTGATAATTCACTTTAATTTTCACTACAGATTGGGTTCTTACGGAGAAAACTATCTGGCCAACGACTTTAGAAATTAAGAAAGGTAACATTCAAATAAAATAACTTTAGTAGAAATAGGATATGTAGGCTTATCAAATGCAATTATATTAGCTAACATAATGAAGTAGCACTTGATATTATTAAAAGTAGATATGCTTAATAGTAAAAGGTCTCTATTGTTGATAATGAGATTGAAGAGTTTTTGACGACAAAAGATTAAACTTAACAGCCACCACGGATAATTATAAAGCATCTAAAAATGCTGAATTAATATGTAATTATTTTGATACCGACAAATTGTAATCTAAAAAAAACTACTTTAATACTAGAACAGTTTGAGCTGGTATTGCTACTGTGTATTAATTAACTCAAAGGCTGATATGGTTATCAAATCAACGATGCCAGTTGAATATACAAAAAAGATTAGAGAGAAATTAGAAACAAGCAATATAATATTTTCACCAGAGTTTTTAAGAGAAGGAAGAGAATTATATTATAATTTATATACTTCTCGAATTGTTGTAGGAGAGCAATCTGATAGAGCTAAATTATTTGCTAATACTTATTTAGCAATGAAGAAAAGCATTTTTCAATGAGCTTGATTCATATGAAGAGATAACGGGACTAGATCAAAACAAATTATTAAGGGCGTTGGACTTGAGCCAAGAACAGGTAATTATTATAATAATCCCTCATTTGGCTATTGAGGCTATTGTCTACCTACAGACATTAAGCAACTATTAGCTAATTATAAAGATGTACTAACAACATAATTGCAGCAATTGTAGATGCTAATAGAACCAGAAAAGATCATATTGTGGAAATGATAATTAAAGAAATACCCAAATTATAGGGATATATAGGCTTACTATGAAAATGAATTCTGACAAGACTGCATAAAATCTTTAGGAGGATAGAAAATGGAGTTAATTTTATTATCTGGTGGATCTGGTAAACGTCTTTGGCCATTATCTAATGATTCAAGATCAAAGCAGTTCTTAAGAGTTTTAGATAATAATGGAGATTTAGAATCAATGGTTCAAAGAGTGTGGGGACAACTTGAAAAATTACAGTTAAACAAATCCACGGTGATAGCAACTAGTAAGTCACAAGTAGATATGATTCATAGTCAACTAGGAAGTCAAATACCATTAATTATCGAACCAGATCGTCGGGATACATTTCCTGCTATCGCTTTAGCAGCTACTTATCTTTATTCTGTAAAGAGAAGTAGTTTAAAAGAAGTAGTTGGGGTATTACCAGTAGACCCTTATGTAGATATAAGCTTTTTTGAGAGAATTTCTGATTTAGAGACAGCATTGAGTAAATCTGAGGGCGATCTAGCATTGATGGGAGTTAAACCTACATTTCCTTCAGAAAAGTATGGATATATAGTTCCGTTACAAAATAATAAAAATGATTATCTTCAAGTAAGTCATTTTAAAGAAAAGCCTTCAGAAGTAGAAGCAAAAGATTTAATGAATCAGAATGCTCTATGGAATTGTGGTGTGTTTGCTTTTAAACTTGAATATATAATCTCCTTATTAGAGGCTAAAGGCTTACCAATTCAATATGAAGAGTTGGTGAGACAATATCAAAATCTTGAAAAAATCAGCTTTGATTATGAAGTAGTTGAGAAAGCAGAAAAAATTGTTGCTCTTCCATACAGTGGAAGTTGGAAGGACCTTGGCACATGGAATACGTTAACAGAAGAAATGGGTACAAACCAAATTGGAAAAGGTACTATCAGTGATGATTCCATTAATACTTATTTAATAAATGAGTTAGATATTCCAGTCACTGTTTTAGGAATAAAGGATGCAGTTGTTGCAGCAAGCCCAGATGGAATATTGGTAACTGATAAGGTTGCGAGTCCAAGAATTAAAGAAGTTTTAAAAGGTTCTGATTTTGAACAACGTCCAATGTATGAAGAACGCCGCTGGGGTTGGTATAGAGTTCTTGACTATACAAAATTTGAAGAAGAAAATGAAGTTCTTACAAAGAGAATTGGTGTTAAAGCTGGAAAGAATTTAAGCTATCAAAAACATTATGCAAGAAATGAGGTTTGGACAATCATTAATGGCGAAGGTGAATTTGCTTTAAATGATGAAATCCGTACAGTAAGACCAGGTGATGTATTAGTAATTCCAGTTGAAGCAAAACATGGAATAAAAGCTACTACAGACTTAGAATTTATTGAAGTGCAAACAGGTTCACAAATTATTGAAGAAGATATAGTTAGTATATTTATGACATGGGAAGAAGTAGAAGAACATTGTAAGTCTGTAGTAAAATAATTGTAACCCTTTATTTAGTTTATAACACTCGCTGAGTATACCCTTGGCGGGTGTGTTTTTCTGTTGAAATAACGGTCAAATGATGTCATATTTTAGCTTGAAATTAAGTCTAACAAATTTGTACATTGAAACCGGAAGTAAGTTGTTAATTTTTATCTTATAGTATATGTTAATAGACTTATAACTTTAAGCTTCTTTATGTATATAAAGGAGACCGTTATACGGAGACAAACATACCTAGTATGTTTGATTAAAAGGAGGAAAAAACATTATGAATACTGTTACATTAACTACTAATTTAAAGGAAAAACTATTAAATAAAACAGCAACACTAGGAGTCATAGGGTTAGGTTATGTAGGTCTTCCGTTAGCTGTTGAAAAAGCAAAAGCAGGATATAAAACTATTGGATTTGATGTTCAAGATTCTAAAGTGAAAATGGTTAATGAGGGGAAAAACTATATTGGTGATGTAATTAATGAAGATCTTGAGTCTCTTGTCAATTCAGGGAACCTATTAGCTACTACAGATTTTGCAAAAGTAGCACAAGCAGACTGTGTAAGTATATGTGTTCCAACTCCTTTAGATAGGTATCAGCAACCTGATATAAGTTATGTTAAAGCATCAGCAGAGAGTATTGTACCATACATGCATAAGGACATGTTAATAGTGTTAGAATCAACAACTTATCCTGGAACAACTGAAGAACTTTTAAAGCCGATACTTGAGGAATCTGGATTGAAGTGTGGCGAAGACTTCTTCCTTGCTTATTCTCCGGAACGTGTAGACCCTGGAAACTTGACTTTTAAAACGAAAAATACACCTAAAGTAGTGGGGGGAATTACGCCAGAATGTACTGATGTTGCAGCCGCATTATATGAGAGTATTTTAGAAGCACCTATCCATCGGGTTTCTTCACCAGCAGTTGCAGAGATGGAAAAGATTCTTGAAAACATATATAGAAATATTAATATTGGCTTAGTGAATGAACTTGCAATTCTTAGTGAAAAAATGGGGATTAACTTTTGGGAAGTTGTAGACGCTGCAAAAACAAAGCCGTATGGATTCCAAGCATTTTACCCTGGGCCAGGACTTGGAGGGCATTGCATCCCACTAGATCCATACTATCTTTCTTGGAAGGCACGTGAATATGGCTTTCATACCTCAATGATTGAATCCTCTATGATGGTAAATGACCGGATGCCTGAATATTGCGTAGAGAGAGCTAGCAAAATCTTAAATAAATATAAGAAAGCTATGAACGGATCTAAAGTCCTTGTACTTGGTGTAGCTTACAAGAAAGATATTGATGACTATAGAGAGAGTGCTGCTCTTAGGGTAATTGATGAATTAGAAAAAGAAGGCGCAGATGTTGTATACTTTGACCCTTTTATATCAGAATATAATGATCATGGAAAAGTGAAAAAAGGTGAAACAGAATTGACAGTTGAGCTTATGGAAAACGCAGACCTTGTTATGATAACAGCAGACCATACAAAGGTTGATTATGATCTTGTACAACAGCACTCAAAAGCTATTTTCGATACAAAAAATGCAATGAAAGATATAACGAATAGAGAAAACATTGAGTTGCTATAGGAAAGTGTCTAAGTGACCTTTGCTTTAATTAGATATAAGGATAGATAAGGAGCATTCAAATGCAGTATTTTGTACATGAAAGTAGTTACATTGATAATAAAGTAAAAGTAGGAGAAGGAACGAAAATTTGGCATTTTAGTCATATCCATTCTGGTACAGAAATTGGAGAAAAATGTTCCATAGGACAGAATGTTAATGTGGCTAACAACGTTAAAATTGGAAATGGAGTAAAGATTCAAAATAACGTTTCTGTTTATGAGGGTGTAGAGTTAGAAGACTATGTGTTCTGTGGTCCATCAATGGTATTTACTAATGATTTAACTCCGAGAAGTAAGTATCCTAAAGGTAGTGTTGCATATAAAAGAACATTAGTTAAATATGGCGCTTCTATAGGAGCAAACGCAACTATTGTATGTGGAAATACCATCGGTTCCTGGGCAATGATTGCTTCTGGTGCCGTTGTAACAAAAGATGTTCCAGATTATGCATTAATGGCTGGAGTTCCGGCAAAACAAATTGGTTGGGTTTGTGAATGTGGTCTTCCTTTAAAGGAAGGTTATCATTGTAAAGAATGTGATAGGTCTTATGAATTAAAAGAACATATTTTAACTGAAATTAAATAAGAGGAAAGAGGTTAACTATGCAGTTTCGGGACTTGAAAACTCAATATACTCAGTACAAATCAGCTATTGATGATGCTATTCAAAATGTGTTAAACACAGGCCAATATATAGGTGGCAAACCAATAAATGAACTTGAAAAAGAGTTAGCTGAATACGTAGGTGTAAAGCACTGTATTACATGTGCTAATGGAACAGATGCTTTGTCGTTGGTCTTAATGGCTTGGGATGTAAAAGAGAATGACGCTGTTTTTGTGCCTGATTTCACATTCTTCTCAACAGGAGAAGTAGTTTCATTTAACGGAGCAACACCTGTTTTTGTAGATGTGGATGAAAAGACTTTTAATATTGATCCTGATAAGCTTACACAATCAATTGAAAAAGTAAAAAAAGAAGGAAAATTAAATCCTAAAGTAGTTATACCAGTTGATCTGTTTGGACTCCCGGCTAATTATGATGAGTTAGAGAAGGT
Coding sequences within:
- a CDS encoding O-antigen polymerase, producing MKFKNLLRPSFVFFFAYTFQFLLWYFFMPDNSTVFGVSNKVYSQDALTKYVLYIVVFLVGIIFANLIYHSIRKTKKSIQYCSNDLKIANIFLWVFIVCEIVYFFPIIKNFQNVVSNSLHSGFAVVYYILEKNGGSILSTFVNVFPYLLMVYFFIILSKDFDSNIKSQTMKKTVLLTTIIMIHSIFAAKRMYFIYYIVILVITISIFKRDKRIGPKVINVGIITIFILFISEIFRYGINIANKLNLNLLSMDVFNLTYQYLLNAYIFSDVNNAMVILDQESPSALVSTASPFFRDLASKIFGLNTAGYGSLDNWTSQFGTVNYFALLWYDFSYFSFIIIFFSGFLTQLFYLKAKGNEFSKSTDTMIYILLMTGLIANLRINFFAQTIFILPMLLIVLSIISKKKIKI
- a CDS encoding glycosyltransferase family 4 protein, which translates into the protein MKTLLVNALQITYKDDGMGKYALTIVEFLEANYSDKVNIKYLTTKEGSERLKNIISKDQILNFNYDKSDNFIKKLYMENYKIPYLLKKFKADFYWSLDGKLPLLDYGAHQRILTIHDVGYIDVPEHYSLIQRLYWSLVYKHRSKNADIIIAISEFTKSSIIKNLGVEKEKIKVIYNFTRQSFEANKNVSTYNGEIENYFLYYGQVSPRKNIVGLIEAYYKYYRNSTNPDKLIIIGKKYNYPKLESLEKLESIRSLIGKYIIFKGYVDDKELSNYISRAKFIINPSYYEGFGLPVIESFEMNKLILASNNTSMVEFINESENYTFNPFDIDSIKNMINYFSNLSEKELMDEYQIESSIYKNKINRKYIVNAYKSELNNIFLKS
- a CDS encoding glycosyltransferase, translating into MKNVLVISSIPYSNSNRGIDILCSAFKQKGYSVDHYVFPSQKLSSYQGVSSEQDEGIVQKFASSNVLGYYEKLMWFMPNFLTEVFVKFNQRANNIDFSIYDTIVLESGKPIMLIDLIPNDKEIIYRQSDSVKLILSHNKYMWELEKRVMERAKLIFIVREIFRDYIDKKYWHKTKTIVNGYRVQEEENQLEENNIFNEGSINAVYLGYTPLDYATLRFICEEHPNINYHIIGNCLPAKEVASLEKYSNFKYYGVLSSNQYLPYIKNADFAIIPYKKWRATRYIGLNSKYLLFMKYGLPIISYKVGAVEEFNDIPVMFCDNKNEFSKSISELIDKGFHVDYNIDFDFYSKQGRIKEYFSYI
- the wecB gene encoding non-hydrolyzing UDP-N-acetylglucosamine 2-epimerase, which codes for MKVITIIGARPQFIKAAPFSEVFRKENHEILVHTGQHYDTNMSDVFFDELGIPKPKYNLLVGSGSHGQQTGRMLEKIEELILQENPEGVLVYGDTNSTLAGALAASKLHIPVFHVEAGLRSYNKLMPEEQNRVLTDHISDLLLCPTQTAMENLKKEGITTGVINTGDIMYDVVLRNIEISKKLYSNGSWKKELMVQDVKISNLNEKEYYLATIHRAENTNDYNKLKKIFSAFEKMDKPVLMPLHPRTHKLINELNIKVDNVIIIKPVGYLMMLYLTANAYMVVTDSGGLQKEAYFLRTPCTTLRDRTEWIETLENGWNKLSPIDVNTILNTVTRELDCLNYPQPPVFGDGNAAKHICKAILEGGKL
- a CDS encoding oligosaccharide flippase family protein: MKSSDRDNNKFQRKALLLSVGNAINAIVAIISLMVITRYLSVNDYATYKQTFLAFNFILPILSLGLTEGLYYFLPTEKKRFSGRVMDCFVIYLFIGLIFSFFILFGGNEFIAQRFNNNEVADLMLWLIPYSLVVLLINCSSVIFNIQNRMRVFIVANLITGLFITLTLILVVILMPTAESAVVVVSLTKFVQGLIFIYLTIKVLPNDDWKPKISTIKQILYFSFPVGLTNMMGTITSQMDGLFVSVMTSPEIYAVYSIGAVEVPIIGIILGSISAAMIPEIRKLIEERHLDESSKLFILATKKVASITLPIMCFLLLWSKEFIEVMYSNEYLDSAPIFQVYLLYFLIRISFTGPVFVSLGLNKFLLLKTLISLLLNVVLTYIFISHIGAIGAAIGTILSSIIVTAFLVFPKLSKEFSVPAWQLYPFKSVVKLIFIGLLSATTVRISVDYIFVRTSAIVLLIISIIIYMFMYLLISYKFNNSEYKWFFKNIKSGYQKMKIKS